Proteins from a single region of Haloplanus sp. GDY1:
- a CDS encoding tyrosine-type recombinase/integrase: MTFHGKTDRTRAAYERVLRDFEAFLDADRGVDGPAEAAHRDCMAWIHGLRGTVAESTVATYAAYLHRFYAYMTQVGAFDSNPMTLVVEEMDERINTDPTRREISLPEMREFVAGVAHPLDRALLLTMLKTGIRVGELCNLDLRDLSIPTTREELGVSIRPQLDGRGDALFVAADRAVGDVTDGERRTAANKRKRATVIPVDGELRRTLVRWLAVRPDPVSRAEPLFLSTADNWGRRVTPHIVHHTVETHASDRGWHHDGGGAEENVTPHYFRHFFTTHLRDRTGDRGIVKYLRGDVASDVIDTYTHDWGDRVRRTYAEHIYELT; this comes from the coding sequence ATGACCTTCCACGGCAAGACCGACCGCACGCGGGCGGCCTACGAGCGCGTCCTGCGGGACTTCGAGGCGTTTCTCGACGCCGACCGCGGCGTCGACGGGCCAGCGGAGGCGGCCCACAGGGACTGCATGGCGTGGATCCACGGGTTACGGGGGACCGTCGCGGAGAGTACCGTCGCCACCTACGCGGCCTATCTCCACCGGTTCTACGCCTACATGACCCAGGTCGGCGCCTTCGACAGCAACCCGATGACCCTCGTCGTCGAGGAGATGGACGAGCGCATCAACACCGATCCGACCCGTCGCGAGATATCCCTGCCCGAGATGCGGGAGTTCGTCGCGGGCGTCGCGCACCCGCTCGACCGTGCGCTGTTGCTCACCATGCTCAAGACGGGCATCCGGGTCGGCGAACTCTGCAATCTGGACCTCCGCGACCTCTCGATTCCGACGACCCGGGAGGAGCTGGGCGTCTCGATCCGACCGCAGCTCGACGGCCGCGGGGACGCCCTGTTCGTCGCCGCGGACCGGGCCGTCGGCGACGTGACCGACGGCGAGCGCCGGACGGCGGCCAACAAGCGCAAGCGCGCGACGGTGATCCCCGTCGACGGCGAACTCCGCCGGACGCTCGTCCGGTGGCTGGCCGTCCGCCCGGACCCCGTCTCCCGGGCCGAGCCGCTCTTTCTCAGCACCGCCGACAACTGGGGGCGGCGGGTGACGCCCCACATCGTCCACCACACCGTCGAAACCCACGCGAGCGACCGTGGCTGGCACCACGACGGCGGCGGAGCCGAGGAGAACGTCACGCCCCACTACTTCCGGCACTTCTTCACGACCCACCTTCGCGACCGGACGGGAGACCGTGGGATCGTCAAGTACCTCCGGGGCGACGTCGCGAGCGACGTCATCGACACCTACACCCACGACTGGGGCGACCGCGTCCGCCGAACCTACGCCGAACACATCTACGAACTGACCTGA
- a CDS encoding type II toxin-antitoxin system PemK/MazF family toxin — MTDEGTPIFERGDVVYGDDPFKGEEDARPWLILSNHEGRPFYGEQYIAVTLTSKSWMDGLIAIPEESWLRGGTPDESRIVPWGVQSIDHEDIDFWQGCLAGDLVDETVAALVEELQ; from the coding sequence GTGACCGACGAAGGGACACCGATCTTTGAGCGTGGCGATGTCGTCTACGGCGATGACCCGTTCAAAGGCGAAGAAGACGCTCGTCCCTGGCTTATCCTCTCGAACCACGAAGGCCGTCCGTTCTACGGCGAGCAGTATATCGCAGTAACACTAACGTCGAAGTCTTGGATGGATGGCCTCATCGCCATTCCTGAGGAGAGCTGGCTTCGTGGCGGGACACCGGACGAGAGTCGGATCGTCCCGTGGGGCGTCCAATCCATTGACCACGAGGATATCGACTTCTGGCAGGGGTGTCTTGCCGGAGATCTCGTTGACGAGACGGTTGCTGCACTCGTTGAGGAGCTTCAGTAG
- a CDS encoding MarR family transcriptional regulator: protein MSIDRDMFENTSEDELADLSVPDQVLGFLAANEDRAFKAREIASQIGVEEGAVSTALSRLKDRGLVEHKATYWAITDDAERLEGYSGYERATALFNDQLGTEDKETWREHAPQKPHPSVKDEQ from the coding sequence ATGTCCATCGACCGAGATATGTTCGAGAACACGAGCGAGGACGAGCTCGCGGATCTTTCGGTCCCTGATCAGGTTCTCGGGTTTCTCGCCGCCAACGAGGATCGGGCGTTCAAGGCGCGCGAAATTGCCTCTCAGATCGGCGTTGAGGAGGGGGCGGTGAGCACTGCACTCTCACGATTGAAGGATCGCGGTCTGGTCGAACACAAGGCGACGTACTGGGCGATAACCGACGACGCCGAGCGCCTCGAAGGATACAGCGGCTACGAACGGGCGACCGCACTGTTCAACGACCAACTCGGTACAGAGGATAAGGAGACGTGGCGCGAGCACGCACCGCAGAAGCCCCACCCGAGCGTCAAGGATGAACAGTGA